In one Natronosalvus amylolyticus genomic region, the following are encoded:
- a CDS encoding peroxidase-related enzyme (This protein belongs to a clade of uncharacterized proteins related to peroxidases such as the alkylhydroperoxidase AhpD.), with translation MADIDPMTRFPVPDVESLPEDLQERIEDETERAGFTPNVFLAYAYRPSHFRAFFDYYDALVEDTELTRLEIEMIIVAVSGANDCYYCNTAHGALVRLYGDDPLLADQLISNYRNADVSDRHRAMLDLAVTLTENQAAVEESDLETLEDHGFSRRAIWDIGSVAAFFNLSNRMAQLADMRPNEEFHTLGRE, from the coding sequence ATGGCAGACATCGACCCAATGACGCGTTTTCCAGTCCCGGACGTCGAATCGCTTCCCGAAGATCTGCAAGAACGCATCGAAGACGAGACGGAGCGGGCCGGGTTCACTCCGAACGTCTTTCTCGCTTACGCCTACCGACCCTCGCACTTCCGGGCGTTTTTCGACTACTACGACGCACTCGTCGAGGACACCGAACTGACTCGCCTCGAGATCGAGATGATCATCGTCGCCGTCAGCGGCGCGAACGACTGTTATTACTGTAACACGGCTCACGGCGCTCTCGTTCGACTGTACGGTGATGACCCGCTGTTGGCCGACCAACTCATTTCCAACTACCGGAACGCGGACGTCAGCGACCGCCACCGCGCGATGCTGGACCTTGCGGTCACCCTGACCGAAAATCAAGCAGCCGTCGAAGAAAGCGACCTCGAGACACTCGAGGACCACGGCTTTAGTCGCCGCGCCATCTGGGATATCGGCTCCGTCGCCGCGTTTTTCAATCTCTCGAACCGGATGGCCCAGCTTGCAGATATGCGTCCCAACGAGGAGTTCCATACGCTCGGCCGCGAATAG
- a CDS encoding metal-dependent hydrolase, with amino-acid sequence MYQLGHYGITMLAYAPVGASVALAGEQVLAILGAVICLSLSTLPDADHQIPLIEHRGITHTLVFALLVGAVMGGGLYLALEVVTGTVDTTLVTFVFAVSAFAIVTHILGDALTPMGVAPFWPLTSRRFTLNVTPAKNRLANYGLFVLGVGASVLAVMAVSALG; translated from the coding sequence ATGTATCAACTCGGTCACTACGGCATTACGATGCTCGCCTACGCGCCCGTCGGTGCGAGCGTCGCCCTCGCCGGCGAGCAGGTGCTGGCGATTCTCGGTGCCGTCATCTGTCTCTCGCTGTCGACGCTGCCCGACGCCGACCACCAGATTCCACTCATCGAGCACCGAGGCATCACCCACACGCTGGTGTTTGCCCTCCTGGTCGGTGCCGTCATGGGTGGTGGACTCTATCTGGCACTCGAGGTGGTCACCGGCACTGTCGACACGACGCTCGTCACGTTCGTGTTCGCAGTGTCCGCGTTCGCCATCGTTACCCACATTCTCGGAGACGCACTGACCCCGATGGGTGTGGCTCCGTTCTGGCCGCTCACGTCACGTCGCTTCACGCTAAACGTGACGCCGGCGAAAAATCGGCTGGCGAACTACGGTCTCTTCGTGCTGGGAGTCGGGGCGTCGGTGCTCGCCGTGATGGCGGTGTCCGCTCTCGGGTGA
- a CDS encoding COX15/CtaA family protein, producing the protein MSYDTHTSDSSRLPITFGRTRFRYLLTLTVALVAGTIILGVAARTTGSGLACDANWPVCDGGFLNLLPQGQPSFWEWIHRVVAMLAGFAIIASAIAAIWTDHATKAVAGLVTAGLILTPIQVYLGAETVLSYQMTVLNFHFWTAILIFVIFVVALVLAWEDRLEARHVAIGLAIGAVTVPVQVLLSPIFIQQNTPTTLTIQMGVLLTLLAVVTLAALYGSDVFDSLATRGTIALGTLLTLGTLVLSRESVMTYSPALDLTYLLVAGALFVTLLVGAWLAFKERRSLERGQATA; encoded by the coding sequence GTGTCTTACGATACCCACACGTCAGATTCCTCGCGGTTGCCGATCACGTTCGGCCGGACCCGATTTCGGTATCTGTTGACGCTCACGGTCGCCCTCGTCGCGGGAACGATCATCCTCGGCGTCGCGGCCAGAACGACCGGATCGGGACTCGCCTGTGACGCGAACTGGCCGGTCTGTGACGGTGGCTTCCTGAACCTGTTGCCTCAGGGCCAACCCTCCTTCTGGGAGTGGATCCACCGCGTCGTTGCCATGCTGGCCGGCTTTGCAATCATCGCCTCGGCGATTGCTGCAATCTGGACCGACCACGCGACGAAAGCCGTGGCCGGACTCGTAACGGCGGGCCTGATTCTGACGCCGATTCAGGTGTACCTCGGCGCTGAGACCGTCCTCTCCTATCAGATGACGGTTCTCAACTTCCACTTCTGGACCGCCATCCTGATTTTCGTCATCTTCGTGGTGGCGCTCGTTCTGGCCTGGGAGGACCGCCTCGAGGCGAGACACGTCGCGATAGGCCTCGCCATCGGTGCGGTGACGGTCCCGGTACAGGTGCTTTTGAGCCCGATTTTCATCCAGCAAAACACCCCCACCACGCTGACGATTCAGATGGGCGTCCTCTTGACGCTGCTCGCTGTCGTCACGCTGGCTGCACTCTACGGCAGCGACGTCTTCGACAGCCTGGCGACTCGAGGAACGATCGCGCTCGGAACGCTGTTGACCCTCGGGACGCTCGTTTTGAGCCGCGAATCCGTGATGACCTACTCGCCGGCACTCGACCTGACGTACCTGCTGGTCGCCGGCGCGTTGTTCGTGACCCTACTCGTCGGTGCCTGGTTGGCCTTCAAGGAGCGTCGCTCGCTCGAGCGTGGCCAGGCGACCGCCTGA
- a CDS encoding M24 family metallopeptidase codes for MEKLARLDAHLEANDLASVWFARPNSFAWLAGGDNVVDREGDIGVGALGYDGDAVTLLANTIELERLRDEEVPDLEAAGVPIETETFPWYEGSLSDALASVVEGKRAAADIDVPAANIERIDPSEVRQPLTETDIERYRELGRDTATAVEAVCRELQADDTEAEVTAALTVSLAAQNIEAPVVLVGGAERAQRYRHYTPKSVEFGDYVLVSVTTQRYGLHASCTRAVAFDPPGWLEDNHVTAARVETTALAATQAGGTRPTKVPGAREGGGRAADGEPAVDADTERPATAGDVFGAIQEAYDRLGFDGEWEKHHQGGAAGFAGREWIATPNHEAPLVTPMAYAWNPTVAGAKSEDTVLVTEDGFEVLTTTEDAPMGEPWPTIDARAVGPEFDLEFERPGILGVHDA; via the coding sequence ATGGAAAAACTCGCGCGGCTAGACGCTCATCTCGAGGCCAACGACCTCGCGTCCGTCTGGTTCGCCCGACCGAACTCGTTTGCGTGGCTCGCCGGCGGCGACAACGTCGTCGACCGGGAAGGTGACATCGGCGTCGGTGCACTCGGCTACGACGGCGACGCAGTCACACTCCTGGCGAACACCATCGAACTCGAGCGACTCCGCGATGAGGAAGTTCCCGACCTCGAGGCTGCGGGCGTGCCCATCGAGACGGAAACGTTCCCCTGGTACGAAGGGTCTCTCTCGGACGCACTCGCAAGTGTCGTCGAGGGCAAACGGGCAGCGGCGGACATCGACGTTCCGGCTGCGAATATCGAGCGAATCGACCCGAGTGAGGTTCGCCAGCCGTTGACCGAAACCGACATCGAACGCTACCGCGAGCTCGGCCGAGACACCGCAACTGCGGTCGAAGCCGTCTGCCGGGAGTTACAAGCCGACGACACAGAAGCGGAAGTGACGGCAGCCCTCACCGTCTCGCTGGCTGCACAGAACATCGAGGCGCCGGTCGTTCTCGTGGGCGGTGCAGAACGCGCCCAGCGATACCGACACTACACGCCCAAATCCGTCGAGTTCGGCGACTACGTCCTCGTTTCGGTGACGACCCAACGCTACGGCCTACACGCGAGTTGCACTCGAGCGGTCGCCTTCGACCCGCCCGGATGGCTCGAGGACAACCACGTTACGGCCGCCCGAGTCGAGACGACCGCGCTGGCCGCGACGCAAGCAGGCGGAACCCGGCCGACAAAAGTGCCCGGGGCTCGAGAAGGGGGCGGCCGGGCGGCCGACGGCGAGCCTGCGGTCGACGCTGATACCGAACGTCCAGCCACCGCAGGAGACGTGTTTGGCGCTATCCAGGAGGCATACGACCGGCTTGGATTCGACGGGGAGTGGGAAAAACACCACCAGGGCGGCGCTGCCGGGTTCGCCGGCCGCGAGTGGATCGCAACGCCGAACCACGAGGCACCGCTCGTGACGCCGATGGCCTACGCCTGGAATCCAACCGTCGCGGGTGCAAAGAGCGAGGACACCGTCCTCGTCACCGAAGACGGTTTCGAGGTCCTGACGACCACCGAGGACGCACCGATGGGCGAACCCTGGCCGACCATCGACGC